One region of Streptomyces leeuwenhoekii genomic DNA includes:
- a CDS encoding serine/threonine-protein kinase yields the protein MATNIRPFRRIGGVSEVAAELGVSRQQVAKLRQNGDFPAPVASLSAGDIWDLDIIRRWGSSGLRRGAGRPAPVGQPRSVGRRFELGAEIDGGGFAVVFGARDLEAADDDRVAVKVLQQTHALDVETVARFERELRLMSTLGHANVMTLLASGKDEDLGLWYAMPLARGVLSDEVGSVMKADDVAAVMRDICAGLAYIHSQGILHRDLKPGNVLRTPDGVWAIADFGLARVVEESGLLTSTFDGMGTRFYVAPEQWRDAKHVDERADIYSAGKIMQALLTGATPVDDDVPAGPLRAVVQRAISQDRSRRHASATELLAAIEAAVAPAPTGKWETAEEKAGRLRPRLKAGRVVDEAALDEFVRWADELDFSDYEDMGEFAWTLSALPSDSVEWWWKENPAGFTGIFQAFTNRLEGSFDFGMCDVLAEFARRAVTVTGDAIILREAVRGLSHLGINHNRWHVRDVAVAILQQVRTPEDAVAALEGLRMAGKPAAEWTVGSTVIRTLHPVLRSGLGTFIESDD from the coding sequence ATGGCAACTAATATCAGGCCGTTCCGTCGTATCGGCGGAGTTTCGGAAGTGGCGGCGGAACTCGGAGTCAGTCGGCAGCAGGTCGCCAAGCTCCGTCAGAACGGTGACTTCCCGGCCCCCGTGGCGTCCCTCAGCGCTGGCGACATCTGGGATCTGGACATCATCCGGCGGTGGGGAAGCAGTGGTCTGAGGCGGGGAGCGGGGCGACCCGCGCCCGTTGGGCAGCCTCGTTCGGTCGGGCGCCGATTTGAACTCGGGGCAGAGATCGATGGCGGCGGGTTCGCAGTCGTGTTTGGCGCGCGAGACCTTGAGGCGGCCGACGACGATCGGGTGGCCGTAAAGGTCCTGCAGCAGACGCATGCACTCGACGTGGAGACTGTCGCCCGGTTTGAGCGGGAACTCCGTCTGATGTCCACGCTCGGCCATGCAAACGTCATGACGCTGCTGGCGAGCGGGAAAGATGAAGATCTGGGTCTGTGGTATGCAATGCCGCTCGCCCGAGGTGTCCTTTCCGACGAAGTCGGTAGCGTCATGAAGGCCGATGACGTGGCTGCCGTGATGCGAGACATCTGCGCCGGACTTGCATATATTCACAGTCAAGGGATTCTTCATCGCGATCTCAAGCCGGGGAACGTGCTGCGAACCCCTGACGGGGTTTGGGCCATTGCCGATTTCGGGCTCGCGCGAGTAGTGGAGGAGAGTGGTCTGCTCACCTCCACTTTCGATGGCATGGGAACCCGATTTTATGTTGCCCCTGAGCAGTGGAGGGACGCCAAGCATGTTGACGAGCGTGCGGACATCTATTCCGCAGGCAAGATCATGCAGGCTCTCCTGACGGGCGCCACTCCGGTGGACGACGACGTGCCGGCCGGACCGTTGCGTGCCGTGGTCCAGCGTGCGATCTCCCAAGATCGCAGTCGGCGCCATGCCAGTGCGACCGAGTTGCTGGCGGCCATCGAAGCGGCAGTCGCCCCGGCCCCGACCGGGAAGTGGGAAACCGCCGAGGAGAAGGCGGGACGCTTGCGCCCCCGTCTCAAGGCCGGCCGTGTCGTGGATGAAGCTGCGCTCGACGAGTTCGTCCGCTGGGCAGACGAGCTGGACTTCAGCGATTACGAAGACATGGGGGAATTCGCCTGGACGCTTAGCGCCCTGCCGTCGGATTCCGTGGAGTGGTGGTGGAAGGAGAATCCCGCAGGGTTCACCGGAATCTTCCAGGCGTTCACGAATCGCCTGGAAGGGTCCTTCGATTTCGGAATGTGTGACGTCCTCGCCGAGTTCGCTCGCCGTGCCGTCACGGTCACGGGCGATGCGATCATTCTGCGTGAGGCCGTCCGTGGGCTTTCCCATCTGGGCATTAATCACAACCGCTGGCATGTCCGTGATGTTGCCGTTGCTATTCTGCAGCAGGTCCGAACACCCGAGGACGCGGTGGCCGCTCTCGAAGGACTTCGCATGGCAGGAAAACCTGCCGCCGAATGGACGGTGGGCAGCACGGTAATTCGAACCCTGCATCCCGTGCTGCGAAGCGGTCTCGGTACTTTCATCGAATCTGACGACTGA
- a CDS encoding S1 family peptidase, translated as MAAITLVLVSIVSALVAILGLQSWVAIAAVIAAVVSGSQVVRKEVLIPWRVKSVDNSVARILTREARAGARLGSAVQIAPRRWVTAAHVVAATGTELKLGDTWIQARVIYRDEDLDLAVLTVDRDWPWLSRVSADLPSPGSRVKVTGWTEGRRDKENRDRGLRAVQDYTVQGPVEESLIVLAGAIPPRGFSGAAVTDVETGKVVGVLFNFRPGEMDFHAGLPRMDEVHATPLSCIPSEYLR; from the coding sequence ATGGCGGCCATTACCTTGGTTCTGGTGAGTATCGTTTCCGCACTGGTGGCAATCCTTGGACTGCAAAGCTGGGTCGCTATCGCTGCGGTTATCGCTGCCGTAGTTAGCGGTTCACAAGTCGTGAGGAAGGAGGTGCTGATTCCGTGGCGAGTTAAGTCGGTGGATAATTCAGTAGCACGCATCTTGACTCGAGAAGCAAGAGCTGGGGCCCGCCTCGGAAGCGCCGTTCAGATCGCTCCGAGGCGTTGGGTCACTGCGGCGCACGTGGTTGCCGCGACCGGCACGGAGCTGAAGCTCGGGGACACCTGGATCCAGGCGCGCGTGATTTATCGCGATGAGGACCTCGACTTGGCGGTGTTGACTGTCGATCGGGACTGGCCCTGGCTGTCCCGCGTTTCGGCCGATCTCCCTAGCCCCGGATCCAGGGTTAAGGTTACCGGCTGGACAGAGGGACGACGCGATAAGGAAAATCGCGACAGAGGACTGCGAGCCGTGCAGGACTACACGGTCCAAGGCCCGGTCGAGGAGTCTCTCATCGTACTGGCAGGTGCCATCCCTCCACGCGGCTTCAGCGGTGCCGCGGTAACGGATGTCGAGACTGGAAAAGTTGTCGGCGTGCTGTTCAACTTCAGGCCCGGAGAAATGGACTTCCACGCGGGACTTCCCCGCATGGATGAGGTCCACGCGACGCCGCTTTCCTGCATTCCCTCTGAGTATCTCCGCTAG